In uncultured Bacteroides sp., the following proteins share a genomic window:
- a CDS encoding TetR/AcrR family transcriptional regulator, translated as MKEKLEINTEQAILEAAEKEFLDKGYTLTKTTEIAKIVGVNHAMLHYYFRTKENLFDKVFQKKVILLANSFMPKIEEELPFVEKVEYIIKAHFDFLASNPKLPFFVLNEFLTNKERLDKFPIIAGPAIRNILEKLNAEMKVAIKNKEICAVDPVHLLLDIVSLNVFAFLAHPIIERIAGSFGKEYHSLLDEKRVENVEIILRRLRP; from the coding sequence ATGAAAGAGAAACTAGAAATTAATACAGAACAGGCAATATTAGAAGCTGCAGAGAAGGAGTTCCTTGATAAAGGCTATACCCTGACCAAGACAACTGAGATTGCAAAGATAGTCGGTGTAAACCATGCTATGTTACATTACTATTTCAGAACAAAAGAAAATCTTTTCGATAAAGTATTCCAGAAGAAAGTTATTCTTTTGGCTAATTCGTTTATGCCAAAGATAGAAGAAGAACTGCCATTCGTTGAAAAGGTAGAATATATTATTAAAGCTCATTTTGACTTCCTGGCATCGAACCCGAAACTACCTTTTTTTGTTTTAAATGAGTTCCTTACTAATAAAGAGAGGTTGGATAAGTTTCCAATAATTGCCGGACCTGCAATAAGAAATATTCTTGAGAAGCTAAATGCAGAAATGAAAGTTGCAATAAAGAATAAGGAAATTTGTGCTGTTGATCCGGTTCATCTTTTATTGGATATTGTTTCACTAAATGTTTTTGCTTTTTTAGCTCATCCCATTATTGAACGCATTGCTGGTTCTTTCGGAAAAGAGTACCATTCTTTACTGGATGAAAAAAGGGTTGAGAACGTTGAAATAATTTTAAGAAGGCTACGCCCTTAA
- a CDS encoding YhcH/YjgK/YiaL family protein, which yields MKKSIFGKLIAVSMLCFAMISMASAQTKSGEWTKSSAKKWVNSRVWANGLAIVPHKTTDYVKFATQYHKDKAMWEKIFKFMKENDLVNMPAGKYQIDGDRCFVNVTDAKTKSPNVVQIEAHKKYIDLQYMATNAELMGLISTANAKEIKPYNEKKDVVNYSGDKVKFYTLSGKTFFLLFPGELHKASIWTKGEETTGRKIVFKIAYIAD from the coding sequence ATGAAAAAAAGTATTTTTGGAAAGCTAATAGCTGTTTCCATGCTTTGCTTTGCCATGATTTCTATGGCTTCGGCTCAAACAAAGTCGGGTGAATGGACTAAAAGCAGTGCAAAGAAGTGGGTAAACAGCAGAGTGTGGGCCAACGGACTAGCCATTGTTCCTCACAAAACAACCGATTATGTAAAATTTGCCACTCAGTATCACAAGGATAAGGCTATGTGGGAGAAGATTTTCAAGTTCATGAAAGAAAATGATCTTGTAAACATGCCTGCAGGAAAATACCAAATTGATGGCGACCGTTGCTTTGTTAATGTAACTGATGCAAAGACAAAATCGCCGAATGTGGTGCAGATTGAAGCTCACAAAAAGTACATTGACTTGCAGTATATGGCTACTAACGCCGAACTTATGGGACTTATCTCTACTGCCAATGCTAAAGAGATCAAGCCTTACAATGAAAAGAAAGATGTTGTAAACTACTCGGGAGATAAGGTTAAGTTTTATACTTTATCGGGCAAAACTTTCTTCCTTCTTTTCCCAGGTGAATTGCACAAAGCTTCTATCTGGACAAAAGGAGAGGAAACTACCGGAAGAAAAATTGTTTTCAAAATAGCTTATATTGCTGATTAA
- a CDS encoding ABC transporter ATP-binding protein — protein sequence MAAIEVEGISKKYGDVEALKNITFSVNPGEMFGLIGPDGAGKTTMFRILTTLIRPNSGNATVDGLDIVKDYKEIRNRVGYMPGRFSLYQDMTVEENLKFFATVFNTTIEENYHLIKDIYQQIEPFKKRRAGKLSGGMKQKLALSCALIHKPTVLFLDEPTTGVDPVSRKEFWEMLKKLKAQGITILVSTPYMDEAVLCDRIALIQDGSFLKIETPQEIVSGFSEVIWSAKSHNMSALLNELRACEGVKSCFAFGTVHHITVDPSLTIPALEKQLQDKGHWDIEISEITPTIEDCYMQLASKPKEA from the coding sequence ATGGCAGCAATTGAAGTAGAGGGAATCTCTAAGAAATATGGTGATGTGGAAGCACTGAAGAATATTACATTCTCAGTTAATCCGGGAGAGATGTTCGGACTGATTGGTCCCGACGGTGCCGGAAAGACTACAATGTTCCGAATCCTCACCACACTAATCAGGCCAAACAGCGGTAATGCCACTGTTGACGGACTCGATATTGTAAAAGACTACAAGGAAATACGTAACCGTGTGGGCTATATGCCGGGACGCTTCTCCCTTTATCAGGATATGACGGTTGAGGAAAACCTGAAATTCTTTGCCACAGTGTTTAATACAACGATTGAAGAGAACTATCACCTGATTAAAGATATCTATCAGCAGATAGAGCCTTTCAAGAAACGCCGGGCGGGAAAACTGTCGGGAGGTATGAAACAGAAGCTGGCATTAAGTTGTGCCCTGATACATAAACCAACAGTTCTTTTCCTTGACGAGCCAACCACCGGTGTGGATCCGGTTTCAAGAAAAGAATTCTGGGAAATGCTGAAAAAGCTGAAAGCCCAAGGCATAACAATTTTGGTATCAACACCTTATATGGACGAGGCTGTACTTTGCGACAGAATTGCTTTGATTCAGGATGGCAGTTTTCTGAAAATTGAAACTCCTCAGGAAATTGTAAGTGGCTTCAGCGAAGTAATCTGGTCGGCAAAAAGCCACAACATGTCGGCTTTGCTCAATGAATTAAGAGCATGTGAGGGAGTAAAAAGCTGCTTTGCTTTTGGGACCGTGCATCACATCACCGTTGACCCGTCACTTACCATCCCTGCACTGGAAAAACAACTGCAGGATAAGGGGCACTGGGATATTGAAATCAGTGAGATAACACCAACAATTGAAGATTGTTACATGCAACTGGCCTCTAAACCAAAGGAAGCCTAA
- a CDS encoding aminotransferase class IV, which produces MSETKQFLETVKVVDGVFIHSGYNLQRMKQTMNEVFHTSVPDSFFEELTVPENMRLGVVKCRILYGESIDEVQFQPYACRKVASLKLVDGGNIDYSRKYADRTALLNLVQQKGECDDILIVKNGQITDTSYSNVVLSDGTGYYTPKTYLLNGTCRQRLIAEGKIIPRDISVNDLSSFQHLYLINAMIDLEDKVIVPVSNIEG; this is translated from the coding sequence ATGAGTGAAACAAAGCAATTTTTAGAGACCGTGAAGGTGGTGGACGGAGTGTTTATCCACTCAGGATACAATCTTCAGAGAATGAAGCAAACCATGAACGAGGTGTTTCATACCTCTGTGCCCGATTCCTTTTTTGAGGAACTGACTGTCCCTGAAAATATGAGGCTGGGTGTGGTGAAATGCCGTATTCTTTATGGTGAATCTATTGATGAAGTGCAGTTTCAGCCTTATGCATGCCGTAAAGTTGCATCCTTAAAGCTGGTTGATGGCGGGAATATAGACTACTCCCGAAAGTATGCCGACAGAACGGCTTTGCTGAATCTTGTTCAGCAGAAAGGTGAATGTGATGATATTCTGATAGTGAAGAACGGACAAATAACTGATACCAGTTACAGCAATGTGGTGCTGAGTGACGGCACCGGATACTATACTCCGAAAACCTATTTACTGAACGGCACCTGCCGCCAGCGACTGATTGCCGAGGGAAAGATTATCCCCAGAGATATATCCGTTAACGATCTTTCCTCTTTTCAGCATCTTTACCTTATCAATGCCATGATTGATCTGGAAGATAAAGTAATTGTTCCGGTAAGTAACATTGAAGGTTGA
- a CDS encoding HlyD family efflux transporter periplasmic adaptor subunit, which translates to MKLLKGILYGAITTTMLSACGNKNGNYDATGTFEATEVIVSSEASGKLMDFNVTEGDLLQQGAEIGYVDTVQLYLKKLQLQANTTTVRSRKQDVNKQIAAIKQQIATQQREKNRFENLVKSNAANQKQVDDINAQIAYLQKQLAAQTSTLENNNAGVTGESSSLEIQIAQLEDQLRKCHITSPISGTVLSKYAEKGELATPGKALFKVADIGNMYLRAYVTSDQLSKIKIGQKVKVFADYGADNVKEFPGTISWISNKSEFTPKGILTKDERANLVYAVKIAVKNSGDIKIGMYGEVSFTK; encoded by the coding sequence ATGAAACTCTTAAAAGGTATATTATACGGCGCAATTACAACGACTATGTTATCTGCCTGCGGAAACAAAAACGGCAACTATGATGCAACCGGAACATTCGAAGCTACTGAAGTGATTGTTTCTTCTGAAGCATCGGGCAAACTGATGGATTTTAATGTTACTGAAGGTGACTTACTTCAGCAAGGTGCAGAAATAGGATATGTAGATACGGTGCAACTTTATCTGAAGAAACTTCAGCTTCAGGCAAATACAACAACGGTAAGAAGCAGGAAACAGGATGTAAACAAACAGATTGCTGCAATAAAACAACAGATTGCTACTCAGCAAAGGGAGAAAAACCGTTTTGAGAATCTGGTAAAGAGTAATGCCGCCAACCAGAAACAAGTGGATGATATTAATGCTCAAATTGCTTACCTGCAGAAACAACTGGCAGCCCAGACTTCTACTCTGGAAAACAACAATGCCGGAGTAACAGGAGAAAGTTCTTCACTTGAAATTCAGATTGCCCAATTGGAAGACCAACTTCGTAAATGTCATATAACCTCTCCTATTAGCGGAACAGTATTAAGCAAATATGCTGAAAAAGGCGAGCTTGCCACTCCGGGAAAGGCACTCTTTAAAGTAGCTGATATAGGAAATATGTATTTACGCGCATATGTAACTTCCGATCAGCTTTCAAAAATCAAGATTGGTCAGAAGGTGAAAGTCTTTGCCGATTACGGAGCAGACAATGTGAAAGAGTTTCCGGGAACTATTAGCTGGATTTCAAACAAGTCTGAATTTACTCCAAAAGGAATCCTGACTAAGGACGAACGTGCCAATCTTGTTTATGCCGTTAAGATTGCCGTTAAAAACAGTGGGGACATAAAAATAGGAATGTACGGAGAAGTAAGCTTTACAAAGTAA
- a CDS encoding helix-turn-helix transcriptional regulator codes for MSLSSITMPTMNITGSTSRISTIGTLNNDFALYLIQGNIPGNKYPRSKDAFEVIIVNSGTLDIEIDNTVHSLSRYSLVYLPPNTSFSIKSSDTKFRGYIMMFSNIFVESLQVPMVTNKNSPFVRQSLSEDIQYSINQIFMLIKDEISNQEHIFRKEKLLSLVSILFIDLLNVFVKSNSLFPAFISSGETGRKVKISRDFFGLVKEYSREQRQVGFYADKLCITPKYLTLLLKQSTGKSANEWITNAVIAEAKSLLRNSGNSIKEVAYTLNFANQSFFGKYFKKIVGTSPKDYQRNVAY; via the coding sequence ATGAGTTTAAGTAGCATAACAATGCCAACAATGAATATTACAGGTTCCACCTCAAGGATTTCAACAATAGGAACGCTGAATAATGATTTTGCGCTTTATCTTATACAGGGAAATATTCCGGGGAATAAGTATCCAAGATCAAAAGATGCATTTGAAGTTATCATTGTTAATTCAGGAACGCTGGATATAGAGATTGATAACACGGTGCATTCCTTGTCCAGATACTCTTTGGTGTATCTGCCACCGAATACATCTTTTTCTATAAAGTCAAGCGATACAAAGTTTAGAGGTTACATCATGATGTTTTCAAACATCTTTGTTGAGTCTTTGCAGGTTCCTATGGTTACAAACAAGAACAGCCCGTTTGTCAGACAAAGCTTGTCGGAGGATATTCAGTATAGCATCAATCAAATATTTATGCTTATAAAAGATGAAATCTCAAATCAGGAACACATATTCCGCAAAGAAAAACTGCTGAGCCTTGTATCCATTTTATTTATTGATCTTCTTAACGTGTTTGTTAAGAGTAACAGCCTGTTTCCGGCATTCATTTCTTCGGGTGAGACCGGCAGAAAAGTGAAAATATCGAGAGACTTTTTTGGATTGGTGAAAGAGTATTCAAGGGAACAAAGGCAAGTGGGGTTTTATGCAGACAAGTTATGTATAACTCCCAAATACCTCACTTTACTACTGAAGCAGTCTACCGGGAAGTCGGCCAACGAATGGATTACAAATGCTGTTATTGCTGAAGCTAAATCTTTGCTTCGGAATTCAGGAAATAGTATCAAGGAAGTGGCTTATACGCTTAACTTTGCCAACCAAAGCTTCTTCGGAAAATATTTTAAGAAGATTGTAGGCACCTCTCCCAAAGATTATCAGAGAAATGTGGCTTATTAG
- a CDS encoding ABC transporter permease produces MLKYLIEKEFKQIRRNSFLPRLIIGYPIMMMLIMPWAANLEIKNINLSIVDNNNTQCSRQLINKAVSSGYFRLTDMSPSYSEALKSIEKGESDIIMEIPADFEHNLMKEGNAELLISANTVNGTKGGLGSSYLTNIVNDFTSDIKDRIVQPTKGATAAPAIKMVAQSRFNPNLDYKVFMVPALMVMVLTILCGFLPALNIVGEKEKGTIEQINVTPVSKFMFILAKVIPYWIIGFIVLTMCFGIAAVVYGIIPTGQLSTLYILALLYLFTISGFGLVISNYSETMQQAMFVMFFFMLVLILLSGLFTPINSMPQWAQVITMFNPLKYFVQIMRAVYLKGSGIMELGTQIFALVVFAVFFNSWAILSYRKKS; encoded by the coding sequence ATGCTAAAATATTTAATAGAAAAAGAATTCAAGCAGATAAGACGGAATAGCTTTCTGCCACGATTGATCATCGGCTATCCTATTATGATGATGCTGATAATGCCATGGGCGGCTAATCTTGAAATAAAGAACATCAACCTTAGCATTGTAGATAATAATAACACTCAATGTTCCAGACAATTAATAAATAAAGCTGTATCATCGGGATATTTCCGATTGACAGATATGTCGCCGTCTTATAGCGAGGCACTTAAAAGTATTGAAAAAGGAGAATCGGATATTATTATGGAAATTCCTGCCGATTTTGAGCACAATCTCATGAAAGAAGGAAATGCGGAATTACTGATCTCGGCAAATACTGTAAACGGAACCAAAGGTGGTTTGGGGAGCAGTTATCTGACAAACATAGTCAACGACTTTACGTCAGATATAAAAGACCGCATAGTGCAACCCACAAAGGGAGCAACTGCAGCTCCGGCCATAAAGATGGTAGCTCAGAGCAGGTTTAATCCGAATCTTGACTATAAAGTATTTATGGTTCCTGCCTTAATGGTTATGGTGCTTACCATTTTATGCGGATTCCTGCCTGCTTTGAATATTGTGGGCGAAAAGGAAAAAGGAACCATTGAACAGATTAACGTTACTCCGGTAAGCAAGTTTATGTTTATCCTTGCTAAAGTAATCCCCTACTGGATTATAGGATTTATTGTTCTTACCATGTGTTTCGGAATTGCAGCAGTGGTTTATGGAATTATCCCAACCGGGCAACTCAGTACTTTATACATTCTTGCATTGCTTTATCTGTTTACAATATCCGGCTTTGGTCTGGTTATATCCAACTATTCGGAAACCATGCAGCAAGCCATGTTTGTAATGTTCTTCTTCATGCTGGTGCTTATTTTACTGAGCGGATTGTTCACCCCTATTAATAGTATGCCTCAATGGGCACAAGTCATAACAATGTTTAATCCGTTAAAGTACTTTGTTCAGATAATGCGTGCGGTTTACCTTAAAGGCAGTGGCATAATGGAATTAGGTACTCAGATATTTGCATTGGTAGTGTTTGCAGTATTTTTTAATTCATGGGCAATTCTCAGTTACAGGAAAAAGTCTTAG
- a CDS encoding aminodeoxychorismate synthase component I: MIEFDADIVCQKMNEAGRKRTPFLFGVNFEMTSGFFFENPMDDQSVLFSVGKNSNHLQLQTNNNVLPLLKKKPGSYENYFSKFQKVSNALHKGNSFLLNLTERTAIECNLTLEDIYSRTNALYKIVVPDRFVCFSPESFVRIAGGEISSYPMKGTIDASLPDAEAQLMADYKETCEHNTIVDLIRNDLSIVANHVHVRRFRYVDVLKTNEKELLQTSSEICGTLPDNYHERLGSIIFDMLPAGSISGAPKQSTVNTIRNAEKMKRGYYTGVFGYYDGETLDSAVMIRYIEKKNGNYYFRSGGGITVNSNPEEEYQEVLDKIYLPL; the protein is encoded by the coding sequence ATGATTGAGTTTGATGCAGATATTGTTTGCCAAAAGATGAACGAAGCCGGACGAAAGCGGACTCCTTTCCTCTTTGGCGTTAATTTTGAGATGACGAGCGGATTCTTCTTTGAGAACCCGATGGATGATCAATCCGTGTTGTTTTCAGTAGGGAAGAATTCAAATCATCTCCAATTACAGACGAACAATAACGTTTTGCCCCTGCTTAAAAAGAAACCGGGGAGTTACGAAAACTATTTCTCTAAATTTCAGAAAGTGAGCAATGCTTTGCACAAGGGCAATTCCTTTCTGCTGAATCTCACGGAACGGACAGCCATTGAGTGCAACCTCACTTTGGAAGATATTTATTCGCGGACTAATGCCCTTTATAAAATTGTTGTTCCCGACAGGTTTGTCTGCTTCTCGCCCGAAAGTTTTGTAAGGATAGCCGGAGGAGAGATTTCCTCGTACCCGATGAAGGGCACCATAGACGCTTCTCTGCCCGATGCTGAGGCTCAACTGATGGCCGATTACAAGGAGACTTGTGAGCACAACACCATTGTTGACTTGATAAGAAACGACCTGAGCATTGTGGCAAACCATGTACATGTGCGCCGTTTCCGTTATGTTGATGTGCTGAAAACGAATGAAAAGGAGTTGTTGCAGACCAGTTCGGAGATTTGCGGCACGCTGCCCGACAATTATCACGAACGCCTGGGAAGTATCATCTTTGATATGCTTCCGGCCGGTTCCATATCCGGTGCGCCAAAGCAATCTACTGTAAATACCATCCGCAATGCCGAGAAGATGAAACGCGGTTACTATACCGGAGTGTTTGGTTATTATGACGGAGAAACGCTTGACAGCGCCGTGATGATACGATATATTGAGAAGAAAAACGGGAATTATTATTTCCGCAGTGGGGGAGGGATTACCGTGAACAGCAATCCCGAAGAAGAATATCAGGAAGTACTGGATAAAATATATTTGCCATTATGA
- a CDS encoding DUF6515 family protein, translated as MERTLAQGRGGGRGHAMSGVRGGGHLRGPKFGLVRNRVPRGAKFVGFRGETYHWHNGAYYHPHGKKFIVVRPPIGLRIGLLPLDYFKLTVGMIPYYYYYGTFYTSSNDEYEVVEPPVGAVVGELPNDCEEVTIDGKAYYKVDGTYYKAVIDDKNHVMYEVVGKLVK; from the coding sequence ATGGAGAGGACCTTAGCTCAAGGTAGAGGAGGGGGCAGAGGTCATGCCATGTCAGGGGTAAGAGGTGGCGGTCATCTAAGAGGACCAAAATTTGGTTTAGTAAGGAATCGTGTTCCTCGCGGAGCGAAATTTGTAGGTTTTCGCGGAGAAACTTATCATTGGCACAATGGTGCGTATTATCATCCCCATGGAAAGAAATTTATTGTAGTAAGACCACCGATTGGCTTGAGAATAGGACTTTTACCTCTCGATTACTTTAAGCTAACAGTGGGTATGATTCCTTATTATTACTATTACGGGACTTTTTATACGTCATCAAATGATGAATATGAAGTAGTTGAACCGCCAGTGGGAGCCGTTGTAGGGGAACTTCCTAACGACTGTGAGGAGGTTACTATTGATGGTAAAGCCTATTACAAAGTAGATGGCACATATTACAAAGCTGTGATTGACGATAAGAATCACGTAATGTATGAAGTCGTGGGCAAGTTAGTTAAATGA
- a CDS encoding TolC family protein: MKKVAFIITLAFICTHTPIYGQLSIEDCYKKAQANYPLVKQYGLIEQSREFNLSNANKGYLPQVSLSAKATYQSAVTKFPVSLPNISIKGLNKDQYQSVVEVNQTVWDGGVISSQKKIAEASSAVEKQKLDVDMYTINDRINQLFFGVLLLDEQIKQNILLQDELKRNYSQISSYVTNGIANQADLDAVKVNQLSTAQRKVELEATRKAYMEMLSAMIGEPIKENDHLIKPSATENASLQATINRPELQLFEAQNKLFETQKSMVDSKNMPKLGLFVQGGYGNPGLNMLKNEFTPYYIAGARLTWNFGSLYTKKNDKKLLDNNQQNIAVQKETFLFNTNLKMTQQSNEIDKMKQLMRDDDEIIRLRTNIKKASEVKVEHGTLSVTDLLRDINSEDQAKQSKVLHEIQLLISIYNYKNSTNN, translated from the coding sequence ATGAAAAAAGTGGCATTCATCATTACCCTTGCTTTCATTTGCACACACACTCCTATTTATGGGCAACTATCTATAGAAGATTGTTATAAGAAAGCACAGGCAAACTACCCACTGGTAAAACAGTATGGATTGATTGAACAATCCAGGGAATTCAACTTATCGAACGCAAATAAAGGTTATCTTCCTCAGGTTTCTTTGTCTGCAAAGGCTACCTATCAGTCGGCTGTTACAAAATTTCCAGTTTCGCTGCCTAACATTAGCATTAAGGGACTAAACAAAGACCAGTACCAATCAGTAGTAGAGGTTAACCAAACAGTTTGGGACGGTGGAGTAATCAGCAGCCAGAAAAAGATAGCTGAAGCAAGTTCTGCTGTGGAGAAGCAAAAACTGGATGTGGATATGTATACAATCAACGACAGAATTAACCAATTATTCTTCGGAGTTCTGTTGCTGGACGAGCAAATAAAGCAAAACATTCTGTTACAGGATGAATTAAAACGCAACTACAGTCAGATTTCATCTTATGTAACTAATGGTATTGCTAATCAGGCCGATCTGGATGCAGTGAAAGTTAATCAGCTTAGTACGGCTCAGCGCAAAGTGGAGCTGGAAGCCACACGCAAAGCTTACATGGAAATGCTTTCGGCAATGATTGGAGAACCTATAAAAGAAAATGATCATCTAATAAAGCCATCTGCTACCGAAAATGCTTCATTACAGGCTACGATAAACCGACCGGAATTACAATTATTTGAGGCTCAGAACAAGTTGTTCGAAACTCAGAAGAGCATGGTTGATTCAAAGAACATGCCCAAACTGGGATTATTTGTTCAGGGAGGATACGGTAATCCGGGACTGAATATGCTGAAAAATGAATTTACTCCTTATTACATAGCAGGGGCTCGCCTCACATGGAACTTTGGAAGTCTTTATACTAAAAAGAACGATAAGAAATTACTGGATAACAATCAGCAGAACATAGCTGTGCAAAAAGAGACATTCCTGTTCAATACAAATCTGAAAATGACCCAGCAGAGCAATGAAATTGACAAGATGAAACAGCTGATGCGGGATGATGATGAGATTATCCGATTGCGGACAAACATTAAAAAAGCATCAGAGGTGAAGGTTGAGCACGGAACACTAAGTGTAACAGATTTGCTTCGTGATATAAACTCAGAAGATCAGGCTAAGCAAAGCAAAGTGTTGCACGAAATTCAGTTACTGATCTCAATTTACAATTATAAAAACAGTACGAACAATTAA
- a CDS encoding ABC transporter permease, whose protein sequence is MKQFLAFVRKEFYHISRDKRTILILLGMPIVQIIIFGFAITTEVKNVRVAVFDPSKDEVTQKIIDKIDANEYMNVIARINNEQDIQTTFKEGKADIILVFGDHFGENFRHTGDASVQLITDGTDPNTASTLTGYVSNVISSAQQELSGQYKAPLTITPKVKLLYNPGMKGAYNFVPGVMGLILMLICAMMTSISIVREKETGTMEVLLVSPVKPIYIILAKAIPYMVLSCINIITILLLSVYVLDVPIAGSLVLLFGVSLLFILVSLALGLLISTMAETQVAAMLVSGMVLLMPVMLLSGMIYPTENMPVMLQVISNIIPAKWYIIAVKKIMIEGLDVSFVLKEIGILSFMAFVLLIVSLKKFNDRLE, encoded by the coding sequence ATGAAGCAGTTTTTAGCATTTGTAAGAAAAGAATTTTATCACATATCCCGCGATAAGCGTACCATCCTTATTCTTTTGGGAATGCCTATCGTGCAGATTATCATATTCGGATTCGCCATCACAACCGAGGTGAAAAACGTACGTGTTGCTGTTTTCGATCCATCAAAAGACGAGGTTACTCAGAAGATCATTGATAAGATTGATGCCAACGAATACATGAATGTGATTGCCCGAATAAATAATGAGCAAGATATTCAGACTACATTCAAAGAAGGGAAAGCCGATATCATTCTGGTCTTTGGAGATCACTTTGGCGAAAACTTCCGCCACACGGGTGATGCTTCCGTGCAACTCATTACCGATGGAACTGATCCCAATACGGCATCTACGCTGACGGGATATGTATCCAATGTAATTTCCTCGGCTCAGCAGGAATTGAGCGGGCAATATAAAGCACCATTAACAATTACTCCAAAAGTAAAGTTGCTTTATAACCCGGGTATGAAGGGAGCATATAATTTCGTTCCGGGAGTTATGGGATTGATATTGATGCTTATATGTGCCATGATGACATCTATATCCATCGTACGTGAAAAAGAAACGGGTACAATGGAAGTTCTCCTGGTATCACCAGTAAAACCTATATATATCATTCTGGCAAAAGCAATTCCTTATATGGTTCTTTCGTGTATAAACATCATCACCATCTTACTATTATCAGTATATGTGCTCGATGTTCCTATTGCCGGAAGCCTTGTTTTATTGTTTGGTGTATCGTTGCTGTTCATTCTTGTATCACTGGCGCTCGGATTGCTGATATCTACCATGGCAGAAACACAGGTAGCAGCTATGCTTGTTTCGGGTATGGTTTTACTGATGCCGGTAATGCTTCTTTCCGGAATGATTTATCCTACCGAGAATATGCCTGTAATGCTTCAGGTGATATCAAATATAATCCCGGCAAAATGGTATATCATTGCTGTGAAAAAGATTATGATTGAAGGGCTCGATGTTTCTTTTGTTCTGAAAGAGATTGGAATCCTCTCATTCATGGCCTTTGTATTACTGATTGTAAGTCTTAAGAAGTTTAACGACAGATTAGAATAG